The following proteins are co-located in the Siansivirga zeaxanthinifaciens CC-SAMT-1 genome:
- a CDS encoding DUF3820 family protein, with the protein MIPYKQFLIDLAHTKMPYGKYKDRYLIDLPEHYIVWYHQKGFPKGKLGDMLTQVYELKLNGLEGLIRNIKQKYPK; encoded by the coding sequence ATGATTCCATACAAACAATTTTTAATAGATTTAGCTCATACCAAAATGCCTTACGGCAAGTATAAAGATCGTTATTTAATAGATTTGCCAGAACATTACATTGTTTGGTATCACCAAAAAGGATTTCCAAAAGGAAAATTAGGCGATATGTTAACACAGGTTTACGAGTTAAAACTTAATGGTTTAGAGGGATTAATAAGAAATATAAAGCAAAAATATCCCAAGTAA
- a CDS encoding CTP synthase has product MITTAKYIFVTGGVTSSLGKGIIAASLAKLLQSQGYRVTIQKLDPYINVDPGTLNPYEHGECYVTEDGAETDLDLGHYERFLNVPTSQANNVTTGRIYQSVIQKERRGEFLGKTVQVVPHITDEIKHRIQLLGKSGDYDIIITEIGGTVGDIESLPYIEAVRQLRWDLGEQNGIVIHLTLVPYLAAAGELKTKPTQHSVKTLMESGVQADILVCRTEHHLPIELRRKLALFCNVREEAVIQSIDASTIYDVPNLMLKEGLDTVVLKKLGLESSTPDITKWNQFLARHKNPKTEITIGLIGKYVELQDSYKSILEAFIHAGAENEVKVNIESVHSEYINKENVKLKLGHLDGILVAPGFGERGIEGKIDAVQYVRENNVPYFGICLGMQMAVIEFARNVLGLKDADSTEMNPKTTNPVIDLMEDQKGITEKGGTMRLGAWDCELKIGSVVRDIYKAENIKERHRHRYEFNGSYKQAMEDAGMKATGLNPDTGLVEIIELPNHPWFVGVQYHPEYKSTVANPHPLFVGFVKAALNYKKKNAGVRMAQN; this is encoded by the coding sequence ATGATAACGACAGCAAAATACATTTTTGTAACCGGCGGGGTTACATCATCATTAGGAAAAGGAATTATAGCAGCATCTTTAGCTAAGCTATTACAGTCTCAAGGTTACCGAGTAACAATTCAAAAATTAGACCCATACATTAACGTCGATCCAGGGACATTAAATCCATACGAACATGGAGAATGTTATGTTACCGAAGATGGCGCAGAAACCGATTTAGATTTAGGTCATTATGAGCGCTTTTTAAATGTGCCTACAAGTCAGGCTAATAATGTTACCACGGGTCGTATTTACCAAAGTGTGATTCAAAAAGAACGTCGTGGTGAGTTTTTAGGCAAAACGGTTCAAGTGGTGCCTCACATCACCGACGAAATTAAACATCGTATTCAACTTCTAGGAAAATCTGGAGATTACGATATTATTATTACAGAAATTGGTGGAACGGTTGGTGATATTGAATCGTTACCATACATAGAAGCTGTGCGTCAATTACGATGGGATTTGGGTGAACAAAACGGTATTGTTATTCATTTAACATTAGTGCCTTATTTGGCAGCTGCCGGTGAATTAAAAACAAAACCTACGCAACACAGTGTTAAAACATTAATGGAAAGTGGGGTTCAGGCAGATATATTGGTTTGTAGAACCGAACATCATTTACCAATCGAATTACGCCGAAAATTAGCATTATTCTGCAATGTTAGAGAAGAAGCCGTTATACAATCTATTGATGCTTCAACAATTTACGACGTTCCTAACTTAATGCTAAAAGAAGGTTTAGATACGGTTGTACTTAAAAAATTAGGACTGGAAAGTTCTACACCAGACATTACAAAATGGAATCAGTTCTTAGCGCGTCATAAAAACCCTAAAACAGAAATAACCATCGGTTTAATTGGGAAATATGTTGAGTTACAAGATTCTTACAAGTCTATTTTAGAAGCTTTTATACACGCTGGAGCCGAAAACGAGGTTAAAGTAAACATAGAGTCTGTTCATTCAGAATATATCAACAAAGAAAATGTAAAACTAAAATTAGGGCATTTAGATGGTATTTTAGTTGCTCCTGGTTTTGGTGAGCGTGGTATCGAAGGTAAAATTGATGCCGTGCAATATGTGCGTGAAAATAATGTGCCTTACTTTGGTATTTGCCTAGGTATGCAAATGGCAGTTATTGAATTTGCAAGAAATGTTTTAGGTTTAAAAGATGCCGATTCTACAGAAATGAATCCAAAAACTACCAATCCTGTTATCGATTTAATGGAAGATCAAAAAGGTATTACCGAAAAAGGCGGTACCATGCGTCTTGGGGCTTGGGATTGTGAGTTAAAAATAGGAAGCGTTGTGCGTGATATTTATAAAGCCGAAAATATTAAAGAGCGTCACAGACACCGTTACGAATTTAATGGCAGTTACAAACAGGCTATGGAAGATGCCGGAATGAAAGCTACTGGGTTAAATCCAGATACCGGATTGGTTGAAATTATTGAGTTACCAAACCATCCTTGGTTTGTTGGTGTGCAATATCACCCAGAATATAAAAGTACTGTAGCCAATCCGCATCCACTATTTGTAGGGTTTGTTAAAGCTGCTTTAAACTACAAGAAAAAGAATGCAGGTGTCAGAATGGCACAAAATTAA
- the yidC gene encoding membrane protein insertase YidC → MEEKKLDVNSVVGFILIFGILMYMLWQNQPTPEELEAQEKAKQEQIASEKKAKAQEETLVTTAEDYSITTASDSLKLLQLKDKMGAFAYSATKASKGETLVESDLLALKFNNKGGYLSEVKLKKFVDFKSDPIYLIKDNNANFNINFGTKDNRILNTKDLFFEPTVTKNGAVTVVSMKLKVSESKFLEYRYEIKDGDYMMGFTIRSQGLSDVLNASQDVNLDWNLKTYRHAKSIKYENRYTEVVFEYEGGKDDYLSQREETEDTAEELTYVAFKQHFFTSVLLSDTPFKTAQLASENLVKNEDIDTVYTKAFSVKLPMEFKGGELSQSMDWYYGPTDYKILDKYDRNLDEIVPLGWGIFGWINRYLFIPFFAFLGGFLPYGIAIIVMTISIKLLMSFVQYKQFLSQAKMKILKPELDEIREKYKDNKMKAQQETLALQTKAGASPMAGCLPALIQLPVFYALFQFFPSAFDLRQKSFLWVEDLSSYDTIAELPFKIPFYGDHVSLFPLLASIAIFFYMRLTTGQQMASQPTQEGMPDMSKMMKYMMYFSPIMMLFFFNNYASGLSLYYFISNLISIGIILVIKNFILDEDKIHAQLQDNKKKPKKESRFQQKMKEMMEQAEKQKQAQKRK, encoded by the coding sequence ATGGAAGAAAAAAAATTAGATGTTAATTCGGTTGTAGGTTTTATACTTATTTTCGGAATATTAATGTACATGCTTTGGCAAAACCAACCAACGCCAGAAGAACTCGAAGCACAGGAAAAAGCAAAACAAGAACAAATAGCTTCAGAAAAGAAAGCTAAAGCACAAGAAGAAACTCTGGTTACTACCGCAGAAGATTATTCAATTACTACCGCTTCAGATTCCTTAAAATTACTTCAATTAAAAGACAAAATGGGTGCTTTTGCTTATTCAGCAACGAAAGCATCAAAAGGGGAGACTTTGGTTGAGAGTGACTTATTAGCATTAAAATTTAATAATAAAGGTGGATACCTTTCAGAAGTAAAACTTAAAAAGTTTGTTGATTTCAAATCGGATCCTATCTATTTAATTAAAGACAATAATGCTAATTTCAATATTAATTTTGGAACTAAAGATAACCGCATTTTAAACACCAAAGATTTATTTTTTGAACCTACCGTTACCAAAAATGGCGCTGTTACTGTAGTATCTATGAAGCTTAAGGTATCTGAATCGAAGTTTTTAGAATACCGTTATGAAATAAAAGATGGCGATTACATGATGGGGTTCACCATTCGCTCTCAAGGGTTGAGTGATGTTTTAAATGCCTCGCAAGATGTTAATTTAGATTGGAATTTAAAAACATACCGTCACGCAAAAAGTATTAAATATGAAAATCGTTACACCGAAGTTGTTTTCGAATACGAAGGTGGAAAAGACGATTATTTAAGTCAGCGTGAAGAAACTGAAGATACCGCAGAAGAATTAACCTACGTGGCTTTTAAACAACACTTCTTTACTTCGGTTTTATTATCGGATACACCTTTTAAAACGGCACAATTAGCTTCAGAAAATCTTGTAAAAAACGAAGATATTGATACTGTTTATACCAAGGCATTCTCTGTAAAATTACCTATGGAATTTAAAGGCGGAGAATTAAGCCAGTCGATGGATTGGTATTACGGTCCAACAGATTATAAAATTTTAGATAAATACGATAGAAATTTAGATGAAATCGTTCCATTAGGTTGGGGTATTTTTGGTTGGATTAACAGGTATTTGTTTATTCCGTTTTTTGCCTTCTTAGGCGGGTTTTTACCTTACGGAATTGCCATTATTGTTATGACTATTTCTATCAAGTTGTTAATGTCTTTTGTACAATACAAACAATTTTTATCTCAGGCTAAAATGAAAATATTAAAGCCCGAGTTAGACGAAATTCGTGAGAAGTATAAAGACAACAAAATGAAAGCGCAGCAAGAAACGCTTGCACTGCAAACTAAAGCCGGCGCAAGCCCCATGGCTGGTTGTTTACCTGCATTAATTCAGTTACCTGTGTTTTATGCTTTGTTTCAATTTTTCCCTTCGGCATTCGATTTACGTCAAAAAAGTTTCCTTTGGGTAGAAGATTTATCATCGTACGATACGATTGCAGAATTGCCATTTAAAATACCATTTTACGGCGATCACGTAAGTTTATTTCCATTGTTGGCATCTATTGCTATTTTCTTCTATATGCGATTAACAACGGGACAACAAATGGCATCGCAACCAACGCAAGAAGGCATGCCAGACATGAGTAAAATGATGAAGTATATGATGTATTTCTCACCAATCATGATGTTGTTCTTCTTTAACAACTATGCTTCAGGTTTAAGTTTGTATTATTTTATATCAAACTTAATTAGTATCGGAATCATTTTAGTTATTAAAAACTTTATTCTAGATGAAGATAAAATTCATGCACAGCTTCAGGATAATAAAAAGAAACCTAAAAAAGAAAGCCGTTTTCAGCAAAAAATGAAAGAAATGATGGAGCAAGCTGAAAAACAAAAACAAGCTCAAAAACGTAAGTAA
- a CDS encoding toxin-antitoxin system YwqK family antitoxin: MKNLKFILLILFVSFHALGQDINQFDSNGKRHGIWKKNFDDTDALRYEGAFNHDKEVGLFKFYENINGKSVLAATKQFNDANNLAEVKFFAPSGKIISEGTMDGRVYIGTWKYYQKTNNELLILEHFDAKGNLEGERFVYYPNGQISEKQFYKDGKLDGLVVGYSADGKIIMESHYKLGELHGVHKNYFLNGELEISGQYKNGIKEGVWYFYDKDKTVQEKDFSNPKLKSNE; the protein is encoded by the coding sequence ATGAAAAATTTAAAGTTTATACTATTGATATTGTTTGTTTCCTTTCATGCTTTGGGTCAAGATATAAACCAATTCGATAGCAATGGGAAACGCCATGGTATCTGGAAAAAGAATTTTGATGATACCGATGCACTAAGATATGAGGGTGCTTTTAATCACGATAAAGAAGTTGGTTTGTTTAAGTTTTACGAAAACATAAATGGTAAATCGGTTTTAGCGGCAACCAAACAATTTAATGACGCTAATAATTTAGCCGAAGTAAAATTTTTTGCACCGTCGGGTAAAATTATTAGTGAAGGTACTATGGATGGTAGAGTGTATATTGGTACTTGGAAGTATTACCAAAAAACTAATAACGAACTATTAATTTTAGAACATTTTGATGCTAAAGGGAATTTAGAAGGCGAGCGGTTTGTTTATTATCCTAACGGACAAATCTCGGAAAAGCAGTTTTATAAAGATGGTAAGTTAGATGGTTTGGTAGTAGGTTATTCTGCCGACGGAAAAATAATTATGGAATCTCATTATAAGCTTGGTGAATTGCACGGTGTTCATAAAAACTATTTTTTAAATGGCGAATTAGAAATTTCTGGTCAATATAAAAATGGAATAAAAGAAGGTGTTTGGT